The Paralichthys olivaceus isolate ysfri-2021 chromosome 9, ASM2471397v2, whole genome shotgun sequence genome contains a region encoding:
- the ccdc88b gene encoding coiled-coil domain containing 88A isoform X3, with translation MSLPNVAILGQDPLTEAAVEELRRLLLLLLGCSVQCENKETFIQQIQSLDIETQAAIASCIQQVTQDPRMVLPLQWEELVEVEGADLQPVFSSMAKQIQSLMAQRDTHLERIAELCREREAQADSTTVPLGGQSDEPPHGLALQLADSKAKLRRLKQQLEDKGDQILDYKQEIQTTEEQLKKLQKENRTLQGEVRGMRALRDELDCARERATRAEHLQTELQSCKHRLRSLDLTRTQLKEQQQLCAALQETKALLEEQLTGARARCSSLRELERDNLLLRNKIMDLEAERDTERQRVDELLEMNMSLEADLRHSSSDGGGSVHAPVAAIHQSFHQSDLESDEELSELIDQKPLSVEVGEASTLMLLGAEQENAELKRRLEELQAQQEVRASKADSPDTKDELACLEMEHQSTLTEFQNLKNENATLKQHLEQLVTKLQHQEDQMKEKEMKKPCRQEEERRDRGVQGSESCRGEGEGGVKMMEGRERRGETIGTQREAGVGEEVLCIIGGTGEPCDEEIELKRRGEAEGGQKERERQERESGLKKEQLEVKTTSEVQKHPKGIKDNADSTAAEQTVCCLPAADVELLTTQLLEAQEEADRQASVSQDLYSKLGQQSKKAWEAEQRLVVLEAELQRLKKTAGSLGEARRQIEVLQSDGLTMEEELCRLRSQAELHSMQTTVIATLEGERAALERDKEALRSTVDAMRTAQRKSDQLELTTQTLKTELERQGRSLETSRRREEELEAELREATLEAESLARARDQALLEASRLEQEKEVCQLELDGQRKEGRQREREAARLRQQLESTTLALEHSNQRARALDAEHRHVCQQLSESMELCTRLQDLEKDLSTRLTSMEEGKQQLQEQYTDAQAKISSLSQDLSNEHAHFQELSTEVDRLSQKLQKTEAEQKAATESLSQSQTRIESLSRCLKESESLLQVEKQRRSMDVDTTFNSNADSSNKTHLCQTLAQETSALDQSHGASKGHDLSVTHDSATGETERQLSERLTELEKEKAVALAGQEALMSRLSQSQETCEHLKEQLEALHRHSLSLQESCTRLQTLNTQLQMDQASVSSQHSALLACCSEGEARSATLEAESKVWAREREEMVARMEALRRDHERMTALQQRQEVELEELLDKHSQLRSNNRNLEAQHRELEARNKEFLDGKTQMEEREREMKMEREKMEAEAQRRLEGKRELERLREDNVRLQAHQKEWLAMQVELLAQGSVLRVELSTSQLERTRLEGELSALRETNQSLDLSNARLTSQYQLLTQLKGNMEEENRQLAEQNQGLLKENRALLEQSLERRDQHYCQQKEYQEKLSELRREKQKLVEKIMDQYRVLEPSMHPPTTKAKKSNWIADRMKKLIKPRAGGREGRALFTALGSVENLADNTEFTSDTHTPQSDPRSAPVSPSPLRKAPSETEPDISVPGTPASRLGSGGRRKLGSRHGWGLGLVRGGSGVSQSFSPGDNKTHPRQRLRSSQNTSTILWEKERGETSAPQTADARLTNQESVEENEGKDNQQSSDNMATA, from the exons ATGTCCCTCCCGAATGTCGCCATCCTGGGGCAGGACCCCCTAACAG AGGCAGCGGTAGAAGAACTCAGGCGACTTCTGCTCCTGTTATTGGGTTGTTCCGTGCAG TGTGAGAATAAGGAGACATTCATTCAGCAGATTCAGTCTCTGGACATAGAGACTCAGGCGGCCATTGCCAGCTGTATTCAGCAG GTGACTCAGGATCCACGCATGGTGCTGCCGCTGCAgtgggaggagctggtggaggtggAAGGTGCAGACTTACAGCCGGTGTTCAGCTCCATGGCCAAACAGATTCAAAGCCTGATGGCACAGAGAGACACTCACCTGGAG AGGATAGCGGAGCTTTGTCGGGAGCGGGAGGCCCAGGCTGACTCAACCACGGTGCCCCTGGGTGGTCAAAGCGACGAGCCACCCCACGGTCTGGCACTCCAGCTGGCAGATAGCAAGGCCAAACTCCGCCGCCTTAAACAACAACt GGAAGACAAAGGGGATCAGATATTGGATTATAAGCAGGAGATCCAAACCACggaggagcagctgaagaaACTTCAGAAAGAG aaccGCACTCtacagggtgaggtgaggggcatgCGTGCACTGCGGGATGAGCTGGACTGCGCCAGAGAGCGAGCTACACGGGCCGAGCATCTCCAGACTGAGCTTCAAAGTTGTAAACACAGATTGCGTAGCCTGGACCTCACGCGCACTCAGCtgaag gagcagcagcagctgtgtgcgGCGCTACAGGAGACCAAAGCTCTCCTAGAAGAACAGCTGACGGGCGCTCGGGCACGTTGCTCTTCGTTAAGGGAGCTGGAGAGGGACAATCTTCTGTTGCGAAATAAAATCATGGATCTGGAAGCG gagcgGGACACTGAGAGGCAGCGAGTTGACGAGCTGCTGGAGATGAACATGAGCCTTGAGGCAGACCtgaggcacagcagcagtgacggAGGTGGCAGCGTTCATGCTCCAGTCGCTGCGATTCACCAAAGTTTCCACCAATCAGATCTGGAGTCTGACGAGGAGCTGAGCGAACTGATTG ATCAGAAGCCATTGAGCGTGGAGGTTGGTGAGGCCTCAACGCTGATGCTACTGGGAGCAGAGCAGGAGAACGCAGAGCTAAAGAGACGACTGGAGGAGCTTCAGGCCCAGCAAGAGGTTAGAGCATCAAAG GCGGATTCTCCAGATACAAAGGATGAGCTGGCTTGTCTGGAGATGGAGCATCAGAGCACACTCACAgag TTCCAAAACTTGAAGAATGAAAATGCCACATTGAAGCAGCACCTAGAACAGCTTGTTACCAAACTGCAACACCAAGAAGACCagatgaaggaaaaagaaatgaagaagccttgcagacaggaggaggagaggagagataggGGAGTCCAGGGCTCTGAATCCTGCCGGGGAGAGGGGGAAGGAGGGGTAAAGAtgatggaggggagggagagacgaGGGGAAACCATTGGGACCCAGAGGGAAGCAGGCGTGGGTGAGGAGGTTCTCTGCATTATAGGGGGAACAGGTGAACCATGTGATGAGGAGATTGAGCTCAAAAGGaggggagaggcagagggagggcagaaagaaagggagagacaggagagagaaagtggacTAAAGAAAGAGCAGCTTGAAGTAAAAACAACCTCAGAGGTCCAGAAGCATCCAAAAGGTATAAAAGATAACGCCGACAGCACAGCTGCAGAGCAGACTGTGTGCTGCTTGCCTGCTGCTGATGTGGAGCTTCTGACAACCCAACTCCTGGAGGCCCAGGAGGAGGCTGACAGACAGGCAAGTGTGTCCCAGGATCTGTACTCAAAGCTGGGACAGCAGAGCAAGAAAGCCTGGGAGGCTGAGCAGAGGCTGGTGGTCTTAGAGGCTGAGCTGCAGCGCCTGAAGAAAACCGCTGGAAGTCTAGGAGAAGCTCGCAGGCAGATAgag GTGCTTCAGTCGGACGGTCTGACCATGGAGGAGGAGCTGTGCCGCCTGCGGAGCCAAGCAGAGCTTCACAGTATGCAGACCACAGTCATCGCCACCCTGGAGGGTGAGCGGGCTGCACTGGAGAGAGACAAGGAAGCGTTACGCAGCACGGTGGACGCCATGCGCACCGCCCAACGCAAG AGTGACCAGTTGGAGCTCACCACCCAGACTCTCAAAACAGAGCTGGAACGCCAGGGACGCAGTTTAGAGACTTCTCGCCGTcgggaggaggagctggaggcagagCTGCGGGAGGCCACCCTGGAGGCTGAATCGCTGGCCAGGGCACGAGACCAGGCGCTGCTGGAGGCCTCGCGGctggagcaggagaaggaggtgtGTCAGTTGGAGCTGGATGGCCAGCGGAaggaggggaggcagagagagagggaggcagcaaGACTGAGGCAGCAGCTGGAGAGTACGACCCTGGCCCTGGAGCACAGCAACCAGAGAGCGAGGGCTCTGGATGCAGAGCACAG ACATGTGTGTCAGCAGCTGTCTGAGTCCATGGAGCTCTGCACTCGGTTGCAAGACCTGGAGAAAGACCTGAGCACTCGATTAACCAGCATGGAGGAGGgtaaacagcagctgcaggagcaatACACAGACGCTCAGGCAAAGATTAGCTCACTgtcccag GACCTTTCCAATGAGCACGCACATTTTCAGGAACTGTCCACTGAAGTTGATCGTCTGAGCCAGAAACTACAAAAAACCGAAGCTGAACAAAAGGCGGCTACGGAatctctcagccaatcacagacgAGAATAGAGTCGCTCTCCCGGTGCCTTAAGGAGAGCGAGTCTCTTCTCCAGGTGGAAAAGCAAAGAAGAAGTATGGATGTGGACACTACGTTTAATTCAAATGCAGACTCGTCAAACAAGACCCACCTTTGTCAGACACTCGCCCAGGAGACGTCAGCTCTGGATCAATCCCATGGAGCCAGCAAAGGTCATGACCTTTCTGTGACTCATGATTCTGCCACAGGAGAAACAGAGCGGCAGCTGAGTGAGAGGTTGACAGAGCTGGAAAAAGAG AAAGCAGTGGCGCTTGCAGGACAGGAGGCCTTGATGTCGCGTCTGTCCCAGTCCCAGGAGACATGTGAGCACCTTaaggagcagctggaggctcTGCACCGGCACTCGCTCAGCCTGCAGGAGTCCTGCACCCGACTGCAGACACTCAACACCCAGCTGCAG ATGGACCAAGCATCAGTGAGCTCCCAGCATTCAGCTTTGCTTGCATGCTGCAGTGAGGGCGAGGCCCGGAGTGCGACCCTGGAGGCCGAGTCTAAGGTGTGGGCGCGTGAGCGGGAGGAGATGGTGGCGAGGATGGAGGCTCTGAGGCGGGACCATGAGCGGATGACGGCGCTGCAGCAGCGGcaggaggtggagctggaggagctgctggacaAGCACTCTCAACTGAGGAGCAATAACCGCAACCTAGAGGCCCAGCACAGGGAGCTGGAGGccag GAACAAGGAATTCTTGGACGGTAAAACccagatggaggagagagagcgggagatgAAGATGGAGCGAGAGAAGATGGAGGCAGAGGCCCAGAGGAGACTGGAGGGAAAACGAGAGCTGGAAAGGCTGAGAGAAGACAACGTGAG GCTGCAGGCCCACCAGAAGGAGTGGCTGGCAATGCAGGTGGAGCTGTTGGCTCAGGGCTCAGTGCTGAGAGTGGAGCTGAGCACCTCCCAGCTGGAGCGGACTCGACTGGAGGGTGAGCTCAGCGCCCTCAGGGAAACCAACCAGAGCCTGGACCTCAGCAACGCCCGCCTCACCAGCCAGTACCAG CTGTTGACCCAGCTGAAGgggaacatggaggaggagaaccgACAGTTAGCAGAGCAGAACCAGGGTCTGCTGAAGGAGAACCGGGCCTTACTGGAGCAGAGCCTGGAGCGTCGTGACCAGCACTATTGCCAGCAGAAGGAGTACca GGAGAAGTTGAGCGAGCTCCGTCGGGAGAAGCAGAAGCTGGTGGAGAAGATTATGGATCAGTACAGAGTCCTTGAGCCAAGCATGCATCCTCCAACCACTAAGGCCAA GAAATCTAACTGGATTGCAGACAGGATGAAGAAGCTAATCAAACCGcgtgcaggaggaagagagggacgTGCCCTCTTCACCGCCTTGGGCAGCGTGGAAAACCTGGCCGACAACACTGAATttacatcagacacacacacacctcagtctG ATCCCCGCAGTGCTccagtctctccctctcccttgaGAAAAGCTCCATCCGAGACAGAACCAGACATTTCAGTCCCCGGGACTCCAGCCTCGCGCTTAGGCTCTGGGGGCCGTCGTAAACTGGGATCTCGTCATGGCTGGGGGCTGGGCTTGGTCCGAGGAGGCTCTGGAGTTTCCCAATCGTTCAGTCCTGGTGACAACAAGACACATCCCCGCCAGCGGCTACGCTCCAGCCAGAACACGTCCACCATCCTCTGGGAAAAAGAGAGGGGCGAAACAAGTGCACCTCAGACAGCAGATGCAAGGTTGACCAATCAGGAGAGTGTCGAGGAGAACGAAGGGAAAG ACAATCAACAGTCCAGTGACAACATGGCGACAGCCTGA
- the ccdc88b gene encoding coiled-coil domain containing 88A isoform X4, with protein MSLPNVAILGQDPLTEAAVEELRRLLLLLLGCSVQCENKETFIQQIQSLDIETQAAIASCIQQVTQDPRMVLPLQWEELVEVEGADLQPVFSSMAKQIQSLMAQRDTHLERIAELCREREAQADSTTVPLGGQSDEPPHGLALQLADSKAKLRRLKQQLEDKGDQILDYKQEIQTTEEQLKKLQKENRTLQGEVRGMRALRDELDCARERATRAEHLQTELQSCKHRLRSLDLTRTQLKEQQQLCAALQETKALLEEQLTGARARCSSLRELERDNLLLRNKIMDLEAERDTERQRVDELLEMNMSLEADLRHSSSDGGGSVHAPVAAIHQSFHQSDLESDEELSELIDQKPLSVEVGEASTLMLLGAEQENAELKRRLEELQAQQEADSPDTKDELACLEMEHQSTLTEFQNLKNENATLKQHLEQLVTKLQHQEDQMKEKEMKKPCRQEEERRDRGVQGSESCRGEGEGGVKMMEGRERRGETIGTQREAGVGEEVLCIIGGTGEPCDEEIELKRRGEAEGGQKERERQERESGLKKEQLEVKTTSEVQKHPKGIKDNADSTAAEQTVCCLPAADVELLTTQLLEAQEEADRQASVSQDLYSKLGQQSKKAWEAEQRLVVLEAELQRLKKTAGSLGEARRQIEVLQSDGLTMEEELCRLRSQAELHSMQTTVIATLEGERAALERDKEALRSTVDAMRTAQRKSDQLELTTQTLKTELERQGRSLETSRRREEELEAELREATLEAESLARARDQALLEASRLEQEKEVCQLELDGQRKEGRQREREAARLRQQLESTTLALEHSNQRARALDAEHRHVCQQLSESMELCTRLQDLEKDLSTRLTSMEEGKQQLQEQYTDAQAKISSLSQDLSNEHAHFQELSTEVDRLSQKLQKTEAEQKAATESLSQSQTRIESLSRCLKESESLLQVEKQRRSMDVDTTFNSNADSSNKTHLCQTLAQETSALDQSHGASKGHDLSVTHDSATGETERQLSERLTELEKEKAVALAGQEALMSRLSQSQETCEHLKEQLEALHRHSLSLQESCTRLQTLNTQLQMDQASVSSQHSALLACCSEGEARSATLEAESKVWAREREEMVARMEALRRDHERMTALQQRQEVELEELLDKHSQLRSNNRNLEAQHRELEARNKEFLDGKTQMEEREREMKMEREKMEAEAQRRLEGKRELERLREDNVRLQAHQKEWLAMQVELLAQGSVLRVELSTSQLERTRLEGELSALRETNQSLDLSNARLTSQYQLLTQLKGNMEEENRQLAEQNQGLLKENRALLEQSLERRDQHYCQQKEYQEKLSELRREKQKLVEKIMDQYRVLEPSMHPPTTKAKKSNWIADRMKKLIKPRAGGREGRALFTALGSVENLADNTEFTSDTHTPQSDPRSAPVSPSPLRKAPSETEPDISVPGTPASRLGSGGRRKLGSRHGWGLGLVRGGSGVSQSFSPGDNKTHPRQRLRSSQNTSTILWEKERGETSAPQTADARLTNQESVEENEGKDNQQSSDNMATA; from the exons ATGTCCCTCCCGAATGTCGCCATCCTGGGGCAGGACCCCCTAACAG AGGCAGCGGTAGAAGAACTCAGGCGACTTCTGCTCCTGTTATTGGGTTGTTCCGTGCAG TGTGAGAATAAGGAGACATTCATTCAGCAGATTCAGTCTCTGGACATAGAGACTCAGGCGGCCATTGCCAGCTGTATTCAGCAG GTGACTCAGGATCCACGCATGGTGCTGCCGCTGCAgtgggaggagctggtggaggtggAAGGTGCAGACTTACAGCCGGTGTTCAGCTCCATGGCCAAACAGATTCAAAGCCTGATGGCACAGAGAGACACTCACCTGGAG AGGATAGCGGAGCTTTGTCGGGAGCGGGAGGCCCAGGCTGACTCAACCACGGTGCCCCTGGGTGGTCAAAGCGACGAGCCACCCCACGGTCTGGCACTCCAGCTGGCAGATAGCAAGGCCAAACTCCGCCGCCTTAAACAACAACt GGAAGACAAAGGGGATCAGATATTGGATTATAAGCAGGAGATCCAAACCACggaggagcagctgaagaaACTTCAGAAAGAG aaccGCACTCtacagggtgaggtgaggggcatgCGTGCACTGCGGGATGAGCTGGACTGCGCCAGAGAGCGAGCTACACGGGCCGAGCATCTCCAGACTGAGCTTCAAAGTTGTAAACACAGATTGCGTAGCCTGGACCTCACGCGCACTCAGCtgaag gagcagcagcagctgtgtgcgGCGCTACAGGAGACCAAAGCTCTCCTAGAAGAACAGCTGACGGGCGCTCGGGCACGTTGCTCTTCGTTAAGGGAGCTGGAGAGGGACAATCTTCTGTTGCGAAATAAAATCATGGATCTGGAAGCG gagcgGGACACTGAGAGGCAGCGAGTTGACGAGCTGCTGGAGATGAACATGAGCCTTGAGGCAGACCtgaggcacagcagcagtgacggAGGTGGCAGCGTTCATGCTCCAGTCGCTGCGATTCACCAAAGTTTCCACCAATCAGATCTGGAGTCTGACGAGGAGCTGAGCGAACTGATTG ATCAGAAGCCATTGAGCGTGGAGGTTGGTGAGGCCTCAACGCTGATGCTACTGGGAGCAGAGCAGGAGAACGCAGAGCTAAAGAGACGACTGGAGGAGCTTCAGGCCCAGCAAGAG GCGGATTCTCCAGATACAAAGGATGAGCTGGCTTGTCTGGAGATGGAGCATCAGAGCACACTCACAgag TTCCAAAACTTGAAGAATGAAAATGCCACATTGAAGCAGCACCTAGAACAGCTTGTTACCAAACTGCAACACCAAGAAGACCagatgaaggaaaaagaaatgaagaagccttgcagacaggaggaggagaggagagataggGGAGTCCAGGGCTCTGAATCCTGCCGGGGAGAGGGGGAAGGAGGGGTAAAGAtgatggaggggagggagagacgaGGGGAAACCATTGGGACCCAGAGGGAAGCAGGCGTGGGTGAGGAGGTTCTCTGCATTATAGGGGGAACAGGTGAACCATGTGATGAGGAGATTGAGCTCAAAAGGaggggagaggcagagggagggcagaaagaaagggagagacaggagagagaaagtggacTAAAGAAAGAGCAGCTTGAAGTAAAAACAACCTCAGAGGTCCAGAAGCATCCAAAAGGTATAAAAGATAACGCCGACAGCACAGCTGCAGAGCAGACTGTGTGCTGCTTGCCTGCTGCTGATGTGGAGCTTCTGACAACCCAACTCCTGGAGGCCCAGGAGGAGGCTGACAGACAGGCAAGTGTGTCCCAGGATCTGTACTCAAAGCTGGGACAGCAGAGCAAGAAAGCCTGGGAGGCTGAGCAGAGGCTGGTGGTCTTAGAGGCTGAGCTGCAGCGCCTGAAGAAAACCGCTGGAAGTCTAGGAGAAGCTCGCAGGCAGATAgag GTGCTTCAGTCGGACGGTCTGACCATGGAGGAGGAGCTGTGCCGCCTGCGGAGCCAAGCAGAGCTTCACAGTATGCAGACCACAGTCATCGCCACCCTGGAGGGTGAGCGGGCTGCACTGGAGAGAGACAAGGAAGCGTTACGCAGCACGGTGGACGCCATGCGCACCGCCCAACGCAAG AGTGACCAGTTGGAGCTCACCACCCAGACTCTCAAAACAGAGCTGGAACGCCAGGGACGCAGTTTAGAGACTTCTCGCCGTcgggaggaggagctggaggcagagCTGCGGGAGGCCACCCTGGAGGCTGAATCGCTGGCCAGGGCACGAGACCAGGCGCTGCTGGAGGCCTCGCGGctggagcaggagaaggaggtgtGTCAGTTGGAGCTGGATGGCCAGCGGAaggaggggaggcagagagagagggaggcagcaaGACTGAGGCAGCAGCTGGAGAGTACGACCCTGGCCCTGGAGCACAGCAACCAGAGAGCGAGGGCTCTGGATGCAGAGCACAG ACATGTGTGTCAGCAGCTGTCTGAGTCCATGGAGCTCTGCACTCGGTTGCAAGACCTGGAGAAAGACCTGAGCACTCGATTAACCAGCATGGAGGAGGgtaaacagcagctgcaggagcaatACACAGACGCTCAGGCAAAGATTAGCTCACTgtcccag GACCTTTCCAATGAGCACGCACATTTTCAGGAACTGTCCACTGAAGTTGATCGTCTGAGCCAGAAACTACAAAAAACCGAAGCTGAACAAAAGGCGGCTACGGAatctctcagccaatcacagacgAGAATAGAGTCGCTCTCCCGGTGCCTTAAGGAGAGCGAGTCTCTTCTCCAGGTGGAAAAGCAAAGAAGAAGTATGGATGTGGACACTACGTTTAATTCAAATGCAGACTCGTCAAACAAGACCCACCTTTGTCAGACACTCGCCCAGGAGACGTCAGCTCTGGATCAATCCCATGGAGCCAGCAAAGGTCATGACCTTTCTGTGACTCATGATTCTGCCACAGGAGAAACAGAGCGGCAGCTGAGTGAGAGGTTGACAGAGCTGGAAAAAGAG AAAGCAGTGGCGCTTGCAGGACAGGAGGCCTTGATGTCGCGTCTGTCCCAGTCCCAGGAGACATGTGAGCACCTTaaggagcagctggaggctcTGCACCGGCACTCGCTCAGCCTGCAGGAGTCCTGCACCCGACTGCAGACACTCAACACCCAGCTGCAG ATGGACCAAGCATCAGTGAGCTCCCAGCATTCAGCTTTGCTTGCATGCTGCAGTGAGGGCGAGGCCCGGAGTGCGACCCTGGAGGCCGAGTCTAAGGTGTGGGCGCGTGAGCGGGAGGAGATGGTGGCGAGGATGGAGGCTCTGAGGCGGGACCATGAGCGGATGACGGCGCTGCAGCAGCGGcaggaggtggagctggaggagctgctggacaAGCACTCTCAACTGAGGAGCAATAACCGCAACCTAGAGGCCCAGCACAGGGAGCTGGAGGccag GAACAAGGAATTCTTGGACGGTAAAACccagatggaggagagagagcgggagatgAAGATGGAGCGAGAGAAGATGGAGGCAGAGGCCCAGAGGAGACTGGAGGGAAAACGAGAGCTGGAAAGGCTGAGAGAAGACAACGTGAG GCTGCAGGCCCACCAGAAGGAGTGGCTGGCAATGCAGGTGGAGCTGTTGGCTCAGGGCTCAGTGCTGAGAGTGGAGCTGAGCACCTCCCAGCTGGAGCGGACTCGACTGGAGGGTGAGCTCAGCGCCCTCAGGGAAACCAACCAGAGCCTGGACCTCAGCAACGCCCGCCTCACCAGCCAGTACCAG CTGTTGACCCAGCTGAAGgggaacatggaggaggagaaccgACAGTTAGCAGAGCAGAACCAGGGTCTGCTGAAGGAGAACCGGGCCTTACTGGAGCAGAGCCTGGAGCGTCGTGACCAGCACTATTGCCAGCAGAAGGAGTACca GGAGAAGTTGAGCGAGCTCCGTCGGGAGAAGCAGAAGCTGGTGGAGAAGATTATGGATCAGTACAGAGTCCTTGAGCCAAGCATGCATCCTCCAACCACTAAGGCCAA GAAATCTAACTGGATTGCAGACAGGATGAAGAAGCTAATCAAACCGcgtgcaggaggaagagagggacgTGCCCTCTTCACCGCCTTGGGCAGCGTGGAAAACCTGGCCGACAACACTGAATttacatcagacacacacacacctcagtctG ATCCCCGCAGTGCTccagtctctccctctcccttgaGAAAAGCTCCATCCGAGACAGAACCAGACATTTCAGTCCCCGGGACTCCAGCCTCGCGCTTAGGCTCTGGGGGCCGTCGTAAACTGGGATCTCGTCATGGCTGGGGGCTGGGCTTGGTCCGAGGAGGCTCTGGAGTTTCCCAATCGTTCAGTCCTGGTGACAACAAGACACATCCCCGCCAGCGGCTACGCTCCAGCCAGAACACGTCCACCATCCTCTGGGAAAAAGAGAGGGGCGAAACAAGTGCACCTCAGACAGCAGATGCAAGGTTGACCAATCAGGAGAGTGTCGAGGAGAACGAAGGGAAAG ACAATCAACAGTCCAGTGACAACATGGCGACAGCCTGA